The following are encoded together in the Argonema galeatum A003/A1 genome:
- a CDS encoding DUF4335 domain-containing protein: MTIQRQYSLPNCTLLLEGLNDATTGSGQLEVRPVMSILVNAECHLAGSAPPLTGGREFFDSLVTAVSRYAQEFLSGVHHPYNTQEPPLVQLRRINRNLHRLIVQRRADVHLASNGMMGKTGSTAPVEIDITTVQLFDLVEAVDQFFADSQTLPGLSLLLTPVERRYAHADQPVLKRAAPAAIGVSSLAVAALALFFVPIPEVQRPKEPLPQANSNSLSTTSGAEGQVTTGSGPIGPTPLASETPSASPVAQTATPSPLASETATPSPLASETATPSPLASETATPSPSELSTAPTTATVGSEITDNNTLRDLNGKLQQQILQNKEEKLKFPRQLLYRVAMRPDGTIADYEARNQPARDYENQTPLPKLKSTSTPTSSATGSEEPLAYFKVVFTLRGVPQVSPWRGYR, encoded by the coding sequence ATGACTATACAACGCCAGTACAGTCTGCCCAATTGCACTCTGCTCTTGGAAGGATTGAATGATGCAACCACTGGTAGCGGCCAATTAGAGGTGCGCCCGGTCATGTCGATTTTGGTGAATGCAGAGTGTCATTTGGCAGGTTCTGCGCCACCACTCACCGGCGGACGAGAATTTTTTGATAGTTTGGTGACGGCTGTGAGCCGTTATGCCCAGGAGTTTTTAAGTGGTGTACATCATCCTTATAATACCCAAGAGCCGCCGTTGGTGCAGTTACGACGAATCAATCGGAATTTACATCGATTGATTGTGCAACGCCGGGCAGATGTTCATCTGGCATCTAACGGCATGATGGGTAAGACAGGATCGACGGCACCAGTTGAGATTGATATAACGACGGTGCAGCTGTTCGATTTGGTGGAGGCGGTGGATCAGTTCTTTGCCGACTCTCAAACTTTGCCGGGATTGTCGCTGCTTTTGACGCCTGTAGAACGGCGATACGCTCATGCTGACCAACCCGTCCTTAAGCGAGCTGCACCTGCTGCTATAGGGGTGTCGAGTTTGGCTGTGGCTGCTCTAGCTCTTTTCTTCGTCCCAATTCCAGAAGTGCAGAGACCTAAAGAACCTCTGCCCCAAGCCAACTCTAACTCGCTTTCTACTACTTCCGGTGCAGAAGGACAAGTTACAACTGGTTCTGGGCCGATCGGGCCAACGCCTCTTGCATCGGAAACGCCTTCAGCTTCCCCCGTCGCCCAAACAGCAACGCCTTCGCCCCTAGCATCGGAAACAGCAACGCCTTCGCCCCTAGCATCGGAAACAGCAACGCCTTCGCCCCTAGCATCGGAAACAGCAACGCCTTCACCTTCAGAATTATCCACTGCGCCGACAACAGCGACCGTGGGGTCAGAAATTACTGACAATAACACGCTCAGAGATTTGAACGGAAAACTCCAGCAGCAAATTCTGCAAAACAAGGAAGAAAAGTTAAAGTTTCCACGACAGTTGCTTTACCGTGTGGCTATGCGTCCAGACGGAACAATAGCAGACTATGAAGCACGCAACCAACCTGCTAGGGACTACGAAAACCAAACCCCCTTACCTAAGCTGAAATCTACTAGCACTCCAACTTCATCAGCTACTGGTAGCGAAGAACCTCTTGCTTACTTCAAGGTAGTGTTTACCCTTAGAGGTGTTCCGCAAGTCAGCCCTTGGCGAGGCTATCGGTAA
- a CDS encoding low temperature-induced protein — translation MRSIRFNISALLRPVRFLLSLCVCAVLLMSYATPAYSASTNTSSPTQGEANLLEIEKKSQEAVLSNPYGLKKQIEETNPGLNEVQGTADIDKMKRPGNTKGVESVEEIIGKSLDKVGGKD, via the coding sequence ATGCGCTCTATTCGTTTTAACATTTCTGCTCTGTTGCGTCCAGTTCGTTTTCTGCTCAGTCTTTGTGTTTGTGCCGTGCTGTTGATGTCCTATGCAACGCCTGCTTACAGCGCCAGCACCAATACCAGCAGTCCCACCCAAGGCGAAGCAAACCTGTTAGAGATTGAGAAGAAATCACAAGAAGCAGTTTTGTCCAACCCCTACGGTCTCAAAAAGCAAATCGAGGAAACTAATCCCGGTTTGAACGAAGTTCAAGGAACCGCTGACATTGACAAGATGAAACGTCCTGGAAATACCAAGGGCGTCGAATCTGTGGAAGAAATTATCGGAAAGTCCCTGGACAAAGTTGGGGGCAAAGATTAG
- a CDS encoding ABC transporter permease, producing the protein MTSTKNSSHRRSLEAGGNWPKALVTSETFVYVAKRLLQALLTLLLASALSFVIIQLAPGDYLDTLRQNPKISPERIEELRRQFGLDRSGLQQYMLWLWRIVTKGDFGMSFVYQRSVASLLWERIPNTLLLAISSLIVTWAIAIPLGIVAAVNQNRRIDYFLQLLSYTGQGFPSFITALLLLILAQNISPVFPVGGMTSINYAELTPLGQALDIGWHMILPTIALSITSFAGLQRIMRGELLDVLRQDYIQTARAKGLPENRVIYVHALRNAVNPLITLLGFEFSSLLSGAFISEFFFNWPGLGRLILQAVLAQDLYLVMASLMMGGVMLIVGNLLADLLLKGVDPRIRLENLN; encoded by the coding sequence ATGACTTCTACTAAAAATTCCTCGCATCGCAGATCGTTGGAGGCTGGTGGGAATTGGCCTAAAGCCCTGGTCACCAGCGAGACGTTTGTATATGTGGCAAAGCGATTGTTGCAGGCACTGTTGACCCTGCTGCTGGCGTCAGCACTTTCGTTTGTGATTATTCAATTGGCTCCAGGCGATTACTTAGATACACTGAGGCAGAATCCTAAGATTTCGCCGGAACGGATTGAGGAACTCAGGCGGCAGTTTGGTTTAGATCGATCGGGCCTACAGCAATATATGCTATGGCTGTGGCGGATTGTCACCAAAGGTGATTTTGGCATGAGTTTTGTTTATCAGCGATCGGTAGCTTCTTTGTTGTGGGAGCGAATTCCGAATACTCTGCTGCTGGCAATTTCTTCCCTGATTGTCACATGGGCGATCGCAATTCCCTTGGGCATTGTTGCTGCCGTAAATCAAAATCGCCGCATTGACTATTTCCTACAGTTGCTGAGTTATACCGGACAAGGATTTCCCAGCTTTATCACAGCCCTGCTACTCCTAATCTTGGCGCAAAACATTTCTCCAGTGTTTCCAGTCGGAGGAATGACGAGCATTAATTACGCCGAGCTAACGCCTTTGGGTCAAGCTTTGGATATTGGCTGGCACATGATTTTACCCACTATAGCGCTGAGTATTACCAGCTTTGCTGGGTTGCAGCGAATTATGCGGGGAGAATTGCTAGACGTTCTGCGCCAAGATTACATCCAGACAGCCCGTGCTAAAGGTTTGCCAGAAAACAGGGTGATCTATGTTCACGCGCTTCGCAATGCGGTCAACCCTTTGATTACTTTATTGGGTTTTGAGTTTTCTAGTTTGTTGAGCGGTGCTTTTATTTCCGAGTTTTTCTTTAACTGGCCCGGTTTGGGACGTCTGATTTTGCAGGCGGTGTTGGCTCAAGACCTCTACTTGGTGATGGCGAGTCTGATGATGGGAGGTGTAATGCTGATTGTAGGCAACTTGTTGGCAGATTTGCTGCTCAAGGGTGTAGACCCCCGGATTCGTCTGGAAAATCTGAATTAG
- a CDS encoding DUF3038 domain-containing protein, translated as MKVSANVMYLDSPPAQTIPVILDSLPVPATFEEREMPRRARLQIDLILLAIEALDLSGSEAILTTASELELQDIIKNRVNLWRLRSANPLRRFSQRRSLSVVEAKALVVIASYLARRMTVLIRQLLLAYQQLSEKQLSMEHHFRLSDYLDRFRKHFRSRMNPRRSGVIAYTSDEKLNDLAISLLGELLFCTGTAGMQRFWSSLFDGEI; from the coding sequence ATGAAAGTCTCCGCTAACGTAATGTATTTAGATAGTCCACCAGCCCAAACCATTCCCGTCATTTTGGACAGCTTGCCCGTTCCAGCTACTTTTGAGGAGCGGGAAATGCCGCGCCGCGCCAGGCTGCAAATTGACCTGATTCTACTGGCAATTGAAGCCTTGGATCTCAGCGGCTCCGAAGCCATACTGACCACCGCTTCCGAACTAGAACTACAAGATATTATTAAAAATCGAGTCAACCTATGGCGGCTTCGCAGTGCGAACCCCCTGCGACGGTTCAGCCAGCGCCGTTCTCTGAGTGTTGTGGAGGCGAAAGCTTTGGTGGTAATTGCCTCCTACCTGGCGCGACGCATGACGGTTCTGATCCGGCAATTGCTACTGGCTTATCAACAACTGAGCGAGAAGCAACTGTCGATGGAACATCATTTTCGCCTTTCTGACTACCTCGATCGCTTCCGCAAACACTTCCGCAGCCGGATGAACCCCCGACGCTCTGGGGTGATCGCTTACACCTCTGACGAAAAATTAAACGATCTCGCCATTTCGCTGTTGGGCGAGTTGCTATTTTGTACCGGCACTGCTGGAATGCAGCGGTTTTGGAGCAGTCTGTTTGACGGCGAAATTTAA
- a CDS encoding Uma2 family endonuclease, with product MVSSVESPTKISLEEFLQLPETQPASEYINGQIYQKPMPQGEHSILQSELASSINQMGKPQKLAYAFPELRCTFGGGAVVPDVTVFEWSRIPRKANGRIENRFNIAPDWTIEILSPEQSANRVIRKIIFCLKHGTQLGWLIDPEDESVMIFQPNQTPDVKYNDEILPVLSVLGDWQLSGADLFSWLVV from the coding sequence ATGGTATCTTCAGTTGAATCACCCACCAAAATATCTTTAGAAGAGTTTTTGCAATTACCAGAAACTCAACCAGCTAGCGAGTACATTAATGGTCAAATTTATCAAAAACCTATGCCACAGGGAGAACACAGCATTCTGCAAAGTGAGTTAGCATCTTCTATCAATCAAATGGGCAAACCACAAAAGTTAGCTTATGCTTTCCCTGAGTTACGTTGCACATTTGGTGGCGGTGCAGTTGTCCCAGATGTTACAGTATTTGAATGGTCACGCATCCCCCGCAAAGCAAATGGTAGAATTGAAAATAGGTTTAATATTGCACCAGATTGGACTATTGAAATTCTGTCTCCCGAACAATCCGCTAATCGCGTGATTAGGAAAATTATTTTTTGTTTAAAGCATGGGACACAACTAGGTTGGTTAATTGATCCTGAAGATGAATCTGTGATGATTTTTCAACCCAATCAAACCCCAGATGTGAAGTATAATGACGAGATTTTACCTGTTTTGAGTGTATTGGGTGATTGGCAATTATCGGGAGCAGATTTATTTAGTTGGTTAGTTGTTTAA
- a CDS encoding adenine phosphoribosyltransferase has protein sequence MDLKSLIRNIPDFPKPGILFRDITTLLRSSDGLRYTIDTFTQKCKDTFPAVDYVVGMESRGFIVGAPLAYQLGAGFIPVRKPGKLPAEVYSIEYELEYGTDRLEVHKDALQPDCRILIVDDLIATGGTAAATAKLVQQAGCDLVGFGFIIELRDLDGRRHLPDLPIVTLIEY, from the coding sequence ATGGATTTAAAGTCTCTGATCCGCAACATTCCAGATTTTCCCAAGCCGGGAATCCTATTTCGGGACATTACTACTCTCCTGCGCTCGAGCGATGGGCTCAGGTATACGATCGACACTTTTACCCAAAAGTGCAAGGACACCTTCCCGGCGGTGGATTATGTGGTGGGAATGGAGTCGCGTGGGTTTATTGTGGGAGCGCCTTTAGCTTATCAGCTGGGCGCTGGCTTTATTCCTGTCCGCAAGCCAGGGAAGTTGCCAGCAGAGGTGTACTCGATCGAGTATGAACTAGAGTACGGCACCGATCGGCTGGAGGTACATAAGGATGCTTTGCAGCCAGACTGTCGGATCTTAATTGTGGACGATCTGATTGCTACTGGGGGAACGGCAGCTGCTACGGCAAAGTTGGTGCAGCAGGCAGGCTGCGATTTGGTTGGTTTTGGATTTATCATCGAGCTACGGGATTTGGACGGACGCCGACATCTTCCCGATTTGCCGATCGTAACGCTGATCGAGTATTAG